The DNA segment CCTATTTGAGCCGGAAGAAATTCTTTAGAGAAGTTTAAAAGAACATCCATCAAAAGCATTAAAGAGTCGCTATCACCATCACAATCTCTTCTTTTAGCAACATGCCAATATGGATGGGCAAAACAAACTTGTGAATTTGTGAACCCTATTACGCGCCCTATTATGCCTACAGATGTATGAGGAGCTAATCCAATGATAAGGCAACCGATAAGGTCGTTTATAGAATTATTATTATAATACGGTTCACAATTGTATAAGTTTACTAACAAATCATCAATAAATCTCGATGTTCTCAATAAATACTCACCAGCATCTATAGGTAATATTACATCTTGAACAAAAAGCTCTAAAAGCTGATTGTTTAAATTAAAGGGATTGTTATTAATGTCCTTTGTATAACCTAGTTCTCTTAGTTTCTCAACAGAAGTGCCTATTTGTGATGGTTTAAAATGAGTTAATATAGCATTGGTAGCATCAAACCTTATCGTTCCATCTTTATATACAAATAAATCATATTTCTTCCGTAAGATTCCTTTTTCTAATGGTTCTGGAATACGCGCAGTACTTATAAGACCTTTAACACCTTTGAGAGGGGTTTTTGGACGATACTTAACTTTCGTTATAGCGTTTTCCAATACTTGTTTGATGGGAAACTCAATCTTAGAGTAAGATAACGCTTTAATTTTACATGTTGGGCATATATCATTATTCACAATTCTTTCACAGCGTGGACATTTTTCCACAATAATAGTTTTATTAAAACATTTACTACATATTGTGTGAATAGAAGTACAACCACAACTATTGCAGACTAAATTTGCAAGTTCTATCTTGATAGTAGTATCTTTTGCTGCATGAAGTATATCCCTTTTTAAACCGCCTTTGTTTCCTACTGGAAAAAGTGTGTGAACTGGGGGCTTCATTTTCCTTGGCATAGCCTTCTCAGGACGGCCTATGCGTAAACCTACAAAAATAGATGATTTTCTTTTAATGGTTATTTCCGCTATTGATGAAAGTAATTCACTAATATTTCTCCACTTTGTAACTAAATTAATTTTAGATTGTAAACCTAAAGTCTTTTTTATAGAATAAGCGAAATCGCCTTCGATAATTAACTCTTCATCAACCACCATGTGTGGAATTCCTATCTTTTCTAGGATTGTTTTAATTTCTGGCTTCTTCGGTGCAATAATAGAAAATGGTTCTTTAATCGAGGATAAGACCAAATTTTCTCTCAATGTAATTATTTCAGAAAATGAAGCTGCATCCCAATAGAACAGATGATGAGGGTGTAAAGGAATATCTAGCTTGTAGCTAAGTTCAAAAGCTTCGTAAGCATTTGGAAAATTGCGTATTGGATCTCTTATTATCTCTTTGAGACGTTTATTATCCATCTTAATATATTCCGCGCATTCGTCAATAGAGGGATATCCTTCTTTAATAATATTCATTAAATCTTGTAGCCACCATTCTTCAACATAACCAGATGGAACAAGTTTTACATTATTTTCAAGAAAGTCCCCAAAGCTTACTAAAATGTCTCCTACATAGAGTATTTTATCAATTTTATCGTGAATTTTTATTGAATGGTTAATATTCTCAATTTTAACTACAGACTCATCTAATAATTTAACAATAGGTGGTTCTATTGTAGTAACAAAGGCTACGGTAGCAGCTTTACTTGGTATATCTAATTTGACCTGTGTGCCAACAACAAAGGGATAGTCCAAAATTACTGCAGTAGCAGGATGAATTCCTATTGTAGATAAACCTGTATTGTAACATCGTCCATATCTTAATCGAAAACCGCCTAATCTTCTTGGAAATGATAATACTGGACGACCCGAAATGACTTCTCCAAAATGTGTACTTGATGTATCATACTCTTCTGAACTTTGCTGTTGTCCACCTTTAAGTTCAGAGAGCCAATTCCAATCGGATATTGATAAATCATTTACTAATTTCAATAACTTTCTAGATCTACCTATTACGCCATCATTCAATACCCTTAAAGCTCCACCCCTAACACAATCTGTTAAAATTCTCTTTAAACCTCTATGAATCACAACTTCAACAGGGTTTGTTTCGACACCATCTATCTCTATAGGTAGATGTAAAAGCGCATATCTAACGTCATCATCAGTTACTCTATATTGAAAATTGCCTACTTCTCGTTCATAAATTCTGAGTTCTTCTAAAAATCGACCAATTTCATCAGAGCCCCAAGCATTTGGTCGATATTTATCAAGACCCAAAACTTTTCGAATGTGATCTGCTATTGCAAGTGTAAAAGCTGCTTCAGTACCACCTGCTGCACGAATTGGACCAGCAAAACATATGGCAACATAACTTGTCTCGTCTTCGTTTTTTTTGATTTTTACAGATGAAATGCCTTGTATTGGAGCTACAGTAATACCGTCTGTCACCACAGCTAAACCAATGCGAACAGCTAGTTCTAATGCTTTACCTTTTTCAAAGAATTCAAATTTTCCAAGGGCAACCTCTTCTGCAAGACGTAAAGCTACATTTTCTTTGTTATAAGTCAAGAAAAGTTCTCTTATCCTTTTTCCAAGTCCAGGTATTTTTATTAGGTTTTCAATACGGTCTGCTAAATCAAAAGCTAGATTAGGTTCTATATTTGGTTGGGGGTCTATGTTTTTTACACGAGCTTTTAATGAAATATTATATTGTTCATCGAATTTCTGAAAAATGTCTCCATAGTAATTAATATATTCCTCTGGAAAAGGTGCAAATGTTTTTATTTTTTTAAGATATTCGTTAATCAAAAGCACAGATATATTTTTAATTGAAGAATAAAAGTTTTAATTATTAAATAAGTGATGATCACAAAATATTATTAGATTTAATTGTGATTTTATCTTAACTTAATAATATCACAAAAAAAATCACAAATCAATATTATCAGTTTTAGTATATATTCGGGCAAGAATAAGATGGTTCCATATATTCGATTCTGAATTTGTTTCACGTTCTGCTAACTTAGTTCTAAAATCAATACACTTCTTACATATAGGATGTAATACATCAGATGGACCATCACAGTCTCCACAATTTAATAAAAGCACTTTTTCACCTTTCATCTCAATAAATAAATACTCTTTTTGATCGAAAAATGATTCAAATTTAGGCCATCTATCGTAGGCTTTTGGAATATCTAACCAATACTTCAAACTTGCAAAAAAACGTTCAAAAGAAGTCATTTAAGTCACCTTAAATTTTTTATACCTTCAACAATCTCAATAAGTTTAGGTATAAAATCATCAGTTTCTAATAAAGTTCCTATTACAAGTATATCAGCTCCGGCTTTTGCCAATTTTTTAGCTTCGTCAATTTTTCTGATTCCTCCACCGACAATTAAAATATCATCAAATACATCACGAACTTTTTTTACTATTAAGGAAGAAACATGTGATATCACACCGGATCCAGCCTCTAAGTATACAAACCTCATCCCCATATATTTTGCTGCAAGAGCATACATTGCTACTAAATTTGGCTTGTTAGGTGGAATTCCTCTTGCCCTACCTACAAAACCTATAGCCCCACCTTCACCTATTACAATATAACCCATTGGAATTACTTCTATTCCATATTTTTTAATTGAAAATGCGCTTAAAGCTTGTGCTTGAGTTATAAAATATGGGTTATCAGAATTCAATAAAGAGCTAAAAAGTATTGCATCAGCATTTGGAGAAATGCCTGTAACATTTCCTGGAAATAATATCACAGGAATTTTAATTTTCTTTTTTATTGTCCTAACTATATGATCTAATTCAAATGGATTTATCGCTGTAGATCCACCTATAAGAATACTTTTTACATTACATTTTTCAACATTATAAACTATATTAACAATTTTTTCAATAGATGCATTTTCTGAATCGATAAGAGCAAAAGCTATAGTTCCATTTTTAGAGATTTCTTTCCTAATGTACTTTTCAATTTTTCCTATCACTTAGAATCCAACCTTCCAGATATATATTTGTCAATAAACTCATTATATATATCGATATTTGGTTTTTTGGTATTTAATTCATATTTATGAATCAAACCACAACTTCCACAAACTATCTTCGCTAAATTTTCTTCTTTCATAACTTTTACTGATATTGTTCCACATTGAGGGCACCCAAATACTTTAGGTAGAGTTCTTTTTACGGTTTTTATTATACGACGTTTTCTTCTTCCCATAATAACACCTAATTATATTCTTTATATAATCAAATAAAGATTTAGTTAAAACTTTTCCGATAAGATTATACGAATCTGTATAATGATTATAAATAATATGTTAGAATTAAAATTAAAGAATGATTCAATGGTTATGTATCTTTTAAAAAATTCAGCTTTCACCAAAGTACAATTAGATACTTATTTAATCGATAATGTGACAGTTGGTAAACAAATAAGTTTAAATGTAAAAATAGCAATGAGGGATAAGAATAAAATAAGTAAAAGTTCATTTCTACGTACATTGAATCAAGCTCAAAAGAATTTACAAAGATCAGTTTATTCTTTAATCTTAGCAGAATACCTAGGTTTAATTGAAGAAGGTTCAATTATTAAATTAATACAAATTGGAAATCTTTTAAAAAATGTTAATGGACAAATTTCTGATAAAAATAAATTTAAAATATATAAGATCATAGAAAGCATGGTAGAAATAATATCTAGAAAAAGAAATATAGAATAACTAAATCTTTTAATTAATTATAGATTATGTATCAATGTGATATTGATTAGAAAATATTTATGTATGATTATATCACGATATTATTGTGATATATGCTCATAGAAAATATTGTGATAATCTCATTAACTACTATTACATCATTAGCTTTAATTATAATGATAATTATTTATCTACCAAAAATCAAAAAAGCAATTAAACAACAAAAAGATGCTAATGAAATAATAAAAGATATAATTACAGATCTTCATAGTAGACTTACCCAACAAGATAATAAAATATTAGATCAACAAGTGAGATTAGATATTTTAGAACTTAAAATAAATCAAAGTAAAGTACCAACGATTCAAAAGACCTATAATTCTGATAATGAAATTAAAAGGTCTATAATTCTAAATGAGAATAAAATCTCGGTTGAAAAAGAAATTGGAGGATATTTAAATCCCACTGATATTCGTATACTTGAATTGTTAATGAAAGAAGATCAAACTTCGATACAAATACAACAAAAAATAAAGAAATCCAGAGAACATATAGCTAGGTTGTTGAAAAAATTATTTGAATTAAATTATATTACTAGAAATGAAAAAAAGAAACCGTATCTTTATACTATAACTAATAAAGGAATTCATATATTAGAAAAATAATATTTGTGAAGTATATGTGAAAAATAATAATATTTGTTTATTTTATTATAATTGTCATTATTTGAGGATAATTTAGTTTTATTTTAATGTTAACTTAAAGTGCAGACACCCCTTTATTTCCAATGGAGTATAATTAAGGTTAATTCAAATAAGATGTTTCCAATCCATTGTGAATGCTTGTTAAATTATGAATATATCTCATTATTATGTCATAAGTATTTCACTACAAGTTCACTTCTTCACACATATTTCTTTATTATTCAAAGAATATTATGATTAGGTAAATAATGAACAGAAAAAAGATAAAAATTGAGTTTGATGATGCAGAAGGTGGAAAATATAAAATATTCATAGAAGGAAAACTATCTCAAGATAAAATATTAAAAATATTAAATATAGTTGATTTTATTGGAGAAAAAGATTTAGTTGATCAAAAATTTATTTTTTCTCTTAATACACAATTTGGACGTCTTTATAATCTTATTGAAAAAAAGTTTTCTTTTGGATCTTTTACATCTTCGGATATTTTAGAAGCTTATGAAGATGAATATAATACTCCTATAAAATTAAGTACAATATCAACATATTTACAAAGATTTATGGATAAAGGTGTATTAATTCGAAATAAAATTAATATGGGTTGGGCCTACCGTAAAGTCAAATCCAATTTGTCTTGTTAAGACAATCCACAATAATCATACCCACCCACCCCTTTTTTTCAAATGGAATTAAGTAAAACTTATATTAAAAATTCAAATTGGAAGTAAGTTAAATTTCACTTCTTAATAAAGTAATTTTAATTTATTTGAATTTAATATTTTTTGATAAACCTAGAACGGTCTAATAATAATATATATAATAACAATTTTATCTTTAAGAATCGGTCTACATTGGAAATTAAGGGGTGGGTGGGATTATTTTTCTGGAGATTAATGAACAATGAAGAAATCTGAAGATCTTTTAGATGAAATATTTACTAAAGCTTTGTCTGGTCAATCTTTATTTAAAGATCGCAATGTTTTAAAATCAGATTATATTCCATCAAAATTACCTTTTCGTGAAAAGCAAATCGTTTCTATAGGTGAGGTTTTAGCACCTCTTTTACATAAATCAAAATGTTCAAATTTATTTATATATGGTAAACCAGGAACAGGTAAAACAGCTGTCACTAAATATGTGTTACAAAAACTTCAGGAAAAATCCTTATCTCCAAATCTAAATATTAAATTCGCTTATTCAAATATGAGAGTAGCAGGTACTGAATATAGGGTTCTTTTTGATATAGCAAATTCTATAGGATTATCAGTTCCTTTTACTGGATTATCTATTAATGAAGTCTTTAGACGAATTAGTACAACAATAGAATCATTTACATTAACAGTGATAATAATAATGGATGAGATTGACTTTTTAGTTAAAAATTATGGTGATGATTTACTTTATGAACTTACTCGTGCAAACGAACAACTACCAAAAGGTTATCTAGCTTTAATAGGAATATCTAATGATTTAAACTTTAAAGAATTTCTTAATCCAAGAGTATTAAGTAGTTTAAGTGAAGAAGAGATAATATTTTCACCATATTCAACTGAGGAATTAAGAGCTATACTTTCTGATAGAGCCAAGTTAGCTTTCTTAGATAATATAATGACAGATGTGGCTATAAACTTGTGTGCTGCCTTAGCAGGCTCTGAACATGGCGATGCTAGACGAGCTTTAGATTTATTAAGAGTATCTGGTGAAGTAGCTGAACGTGAAAATGCAAATAATGTTGAAGAGAAACATGTTAGAATGGCCATACAGAAAATAGAGCAAGACCGTTTGGTCGAAGTTCTTAAATCTTTACCTCTACATGCCAAACTTTTATTATGGATTATCACATCATCTAGTGGAGTAAATTCTACTGGTGAAGTTTACGAATACTATTCTAAATTATGCCAGAAACTTAATATTGAGAAATTAACATCAAGACGTGTAGGTATGCTTATAAGTGAACTTGATCTTTTAGGTCTAATAGTTGCTAAAGTAGTTAGTAAGGGTCGTTATGGTAGAACGAAGCAAATTCATTCTTTAATCCAATTACAAATTATAAGAGAAATATTTTTAGAAGACCCTTTAATGAATTCAATCTTATAAATCAATAAAATTTTTTAATTTAACTTCTAAGGTCTTTAAATTTACAATAGGGACTATACCTGGTGTAGGTGTAAGACCCATATTTAATTGATAAGATGTTTGCCCTTGCCATGTTCCTGAATTAATTAATAATGTGCCACGATAATTATCAATATCTACGGTATGGACATGTCCTAAATGTAAAATATCTGGTACTTGTTCTATTACCAAATGATCTTCTTGTTCTTGTGCTATTGGAGTCCTTTCACCATATATTGGAGCTAAATGTCTTGCTTTGAGTAAAATTTTCATAGCTGATGCAGGATTTGAAAATGTAAGTCCAGGTATTTTGGCATGTATATCGTCTAAACTTCTACCGTGACAAACAAGTATATTTATTCCATGTAAACATAAATAAACCGGATTTCCTAACATGCTTACATTTTCCATATTATATAGATCAATAACATATTTATCAGGGATAGCAGGTTGTGGTAAAGCTTGTCTAACTGGGTCATGATTCCCTGGTATTATGAATATTTTAATATGTTTTGGAATTTGTTTAATAAATTCAATAAACTTCTTATATTGTTCATAAATATTAACTTCTGAAAGTTCCTTATCTTGATTTGGATATATACCGATACCATCAACAATATCACCTGCAATTATTAAATATCTTACTTTGTTAACAATAGCATTATCACCATTTTTACCATTTAGCCATAGAATGAATTTATTGAAAGCATCAAAAAGAAAAGTATTACTCCCTACATGAGTATCTGATGTAAATATTGCATATACTTCATTTTCTGACCTATTAGGTAAGTGTTCTGGTATATCGGGAGAATATATATCTCTTATAATCGCTAATCCTTTTTTACTAAACTTCAAATCAACTATAACCAACTGATCGAGACAGATTTCAATCGCATTTTTTTTGGAATTTCTATCTAAAGCTATAATTTTTATTTTACCACTCATATCATCTAGTGTAAGAACAACATATGACCGTTTAATTTTTTTATCCATAACAAGCCCTGCAATTTTTTGAAATTTTTTATAATCATCCTTTTTTAAATTAGATATCTGTTTAATTTGATACGAATCAGGTCTCTCCTTAACTATCTTCAGTAATTTTTCAAATCGACTTCTGAAAAGGTTTTTAAAACCTCTTATTCCTGTAATAGGAAAAATATTATTTGTTGGATCTTTTATAATTTTATATTCAAATTTAATCGGTTTTGGTAATATTTTTTGTGCTTGTAACTGGGTTGATCCGACATCTTTTAAATTAGAAGGAAATGCTCTAATAAGATCCTGTTTAGTGATTATATTCTGTTTATTGTTTTGATTTAATTTTATAAGTAATTCTTTAATACTAATTTTTTCATCATACTTTGAAAGAAAGTTAAAAGCTTCAGGATCTAACTGATATCCATTAGCAAGTGCTTCAATAATTAATTTAACTTTCTTTTGATGCAATTTTAATATTAAATAAACTTTGAGATGAATTAAATCTTTATAATAATTTACTTAGGTGGAGGCGAAATTATCACAACATTGTCTCCTCTAACAATTATAGTACCCAAATTACGTATCTCTCCTTCTCCACGAACCTCTTCAGAATTCTCTAATAACAAATTCATATGTTGGTCGAATCCCTGCAAATTTCCACGAATAACTTTACCGCCTCTTAATTTTATTAATACCACTTTACCAACACTCTCATCAAGTACTTTAACTGCCATATCTACTGCCATAATTCTCGCCTATCGGTAAACTTGTTTAAGTAGCCATTATTTAAATTAATTTATTGAAAAATTCATAACTAACCTTTTTAAAATTAGTTTAATGAGAATCTACACCCTCTCTAAGAAAGATACACGGGCTATTTTGAATAATATAATTAGAACATGGCCTATAATTCTAAATATCAATAAATTTACACAAGTAAAAACAATTGAGATAAACAAACATCAAAATCTTTTTCTCTTCTCGAAATTTAATATTATCAAATTTTACGATATATTTCTCCCTTTCTTAAGTAATACTGAAATTCTCGTCAGATTTCCTTCTATAGAAGTAAACCTAGGCGCAGTACCTCATATTTGTAAAGGAGCGGATGTGATGCGTCCTGGTATTGTTAAATCAGAATGTTTTTATGAAGGTGATATTGTTGTCATTCAAGAAAATAAATATAAAAAATTCATTGCCGTTGGTAAAGCTCTTGTTAACGAATCAGATATGAAAAAAATGAATAAAGGAGTTATAATAAAAAACTATCATTATATAGGTGATAATTTTTGGGAGATTTATAAACAAGTATAAAATGATATATTATTTAAAGAATATTAATATTATAATAAAATAATACTAAATTAAAGCCAAACTAATAAATAACACAATTATATATAAAGCATTATATAAATTGGCTCGAAACATAACAGAAACAGACGATGGAAAGGAACATGAAGATCTAGTATATTTAAAAGCCTTTTCATTAAAATCATTCGATGAATTATCAAAAATAAAGAATGATGTAAATAAAAAAATGATAATTATATTAAAGATTACTCCTCTTGCACAAAAGGATGTGGAAGAGCTTAAGCGAGCCGTCGAGGAACTATATGAATTTTCAGTATCAATTGGAGGAGATATTGCAAGATTGGGTGAAGAGAGGATTGTAATTACTCCTCCTAATGTAAAAATTTGGAGAGGTTCGATCTAAGATCATCAAAAATATTGTAAAAGATATCAATATACTTTGATGGCTTCCTGATTAGATGGTTGAAATGCTGGAATCTTAAATATTTTATTAATTATGTTTGCCATGTTTTCTGTTTTTCTTTTTTCACCATGATTAACTATGACTCTCTTTAATTTTGACCTTAATTTACTCACAAATTTTATAATTTGATTGTAATCACTATGACCGCTAAATCCCTCTATTCGATCAACTTGGCTTTTGATATCTACTATCTTAATTTTGCCGTTATCTTTTATAACGGGCACCTGCTTTGCCCCATCTAATATTCTCCTTCCTAAAGTACCATTAATCTGATAAGAAACGAATAAAATTTTATTCTTCTCTGTAGGCGCGAGCGCTTCAAAATATTCAAGTATTGGTCCACCTTCTAGCATACCCGACGTAGCCATGATTATAGCCGCTCCCTCTTGTAATGCTTCTTCTCTATTATTATGGTGTTCTACATTTGTAAAATATTCTGTAAAGAAAGGATCTTCATCTGTCTCATGAATCTTTGTTCTCAGCTCACGAGATAAATATTCGGAAAAAGTTACATGTATGGCTGTAGCCTCTGAAATCATACCTTCTACAAATACAGGCGCTTCAACCAGTTTCCCATGTCTCATATATTCATCTATAACTAACATTATCTCTTGAGCCCTTCCAACTGCAGGTACTGGTATCAGAACCTTTCCTCCTTTTAACAAAGTTTCATTGATAGAATTCACAAAACTTAATTCGACTTCCCTTCTATCTGGCACTATGTCTTCCTTGGCACCGTATGTGCTCTCTATGATCAAAGTCTCAACTCTCGGATAATCTCTTACAGCACTTTCCAATAATTTAGTCTTGGCGAACTTAAAATCTCCACTATAAACTATGTTATGAGCTCCTTCTCCTATATGTAGATGTATCATGGATGATCCTAAAATATGACCTGCATTGTTAAGAACAAGTTTGATATCTGGTGAGACATCTGTAACCAATCCATAAGGTAACGTAATGGAATGTCTTATAACTTCACGAATATCTCTTATATCAAATAATCTTTTGGTTCCTTCCATTGATGCAACCTTAACATAATCCATGTGTAATAAATTCATCAAAGGTAAAGTAGGTTCAGAGCAGTAGATGGGTCCATTATATCCATATTTGTATAGAACCGGGAGAAAACCAATATGGTCCAGATGAGCATGACTTATAATAACACAATCCAGATCATCTAGATATATGTCAGCCCAATCAAAACGTGGATAAGCATCCCACGAATTCCTTGCTCCAGGATTTATACCACAATCAAGTAATATCTTGCTCTCTTTTGTTTCTATAAGAATTGCAGACCTACCTACTTCTCTGAAAGCTCCTAATGTTAAAATGCTAACTTCTACATCAGAACTTAATCTTGACCGGAAGATTCTTTCTCCCGTTTCTTTGAAAAATTTTTCACGAGATTCTTCAGCAGTTATTATTGCATGAAAAATATTTTGGAGGCTTGATGAAGCTATAGGAGGCTTCCTAAACATTTTAACCTTCCAACCAGTCTTACAAGTTAAATCTATTAGACTCGCTCCATTTTTTGAACCCAAGAATTTAGGTTTTTTAACCTCAAGGATTATCTCACCTAGTGTATCATCAAATACAATATTGGTAACCTCACTCTCTTTAGGAAGGATATTCATAATTATTTCTTTGGCTTCAGTTTCAGTTTTACGGATAGATTTATCAATTCTCACAACAACACGCTTTTTTATCATGTTGACTAAATCTGAAATTATGTAGCTGTTTAGAAGCAAGAATTCTGGCTTTTTTGTATAAAGAGCCAATTTTGGTCCTTCATACTCTATTCTAGTTACTTCGGCTTCAGCAGGAATGTTCTGCAAAATTGTATTCATTACTTCAGTAGCTGAAGTCATATTCTGCTTTTGCGACAAAATTAGTTCAACCGTAGACTTTGGTTAGAATTTTTTTCTTTTCTTCATTAGAAATTTCTTTGTAACCATCTTTATTAACAATTACTAAATCGAAACTATCTCCACTCATTGCATCTCTTCTCATTGCTGAAGTAACCGCCTTGATCGATATTTTCATCCCTTCTTCCATTGTTATATCATTATGGTACTCGCTTTCTAATATTCCATAAGCAATTGGAGAACCGCTTCCTGTTGATACAAACTTTTCTTTTGTAAGAGCACCAAATAAGTTAACATTGAAGATACTTGCACCAATATTATCGTAACCCCCTATTAATACGTTGGTTATGTAAGGGAATAGTCTAGATGAAAAGAAAACATTAGAAGCCAACCTGGCAGTTGCCTTTACTGGAATCGCCATCTTTCTTTCTAATTTATATATATTTGCGTAGTATCTTAAAATATCTACTACATTTTGAGCATCTGCAACAGTTCCCGCGACAGTCATTCCTAAATGATCATCAATCTTGTAGACTTTCTTCCCTTTTTTATGGGCTACGAACCTTGCCATTGTAACCCTTGTGTCAGTGGAGAATACCACACCATCTGTATAGACTAAACCTACAGTCGTGGTTCCATAATATGTTAGTGAATCAGTTAGTTTAGAATCCAATATGAGCCACCAAATCTAATCGTTAGAATACGCGTACATAAATAATAAAAGGTCCTTTTTAAATATGTTTTCCTATAAAAACCTTGAACCGAATCTTAAAAAATCATTTAATGGAATTGCCTAGAAAAATTTTGGTTGGTTATGGTGCAATAGATAATTTAGGGCATTTCATAAAAAATCTGGACCTTGAGCAAAAAATCTTAATAATCTCAGGAGTTCATGTACAAGAACTTATCGGAGAAAAAATAGATGAGTTGCTCTCATCAACTGAATCTTGCTTTTGGTATCTGGTCGATTCTGCTACAATCAAGCATGTAAAACGAGTAGTTGATATGGCTAAAAATGAACATGTTTGTGCGATGATTGGTCTAGGCGGCGGTAAATCGGTGGACGTGACAAAGCTCAGTGCTTATCATACAGGCATACCATTTATTAGTGTCCCCACAAGTGCATCACATGATGGTATATCAAGCCCCTTTGCCTCTATGAAAGGGCTTAATACGCCTTATTCTTTAGTTGCTAAACCCCCCATAGGAATTCTAGCTGATATAACTCTTATTTCTAATGCACCAAAGAGACTCCTTGCAAGTGGCTGCGGTGATTTAATAGCTAAGACAACCGCTGTTAAGGATTGGGAGCTTGCTAAAGATGATATAGGGGAATATTTTGGGAAGTATGCAGCAAATTTGGCTCGTTTAAGCGCCGATCTAATAATCAATGAATCTAAGAATATAGGTGAGGGTGAAATAGATAGCGTAAGAGATGTGGTTGAAGCTTTGATAAGCGCAGGAGTTGCAGCTGGTATAGCAGGTAGTAGCCGTCCTTGTAGCGGATCTGAGCATCTGTTCAGTCATGCATTAGATATCTTAGCTCCAGGGGTTGGTCTTCATGGTGAAAAATGTGGGATAGGAACTATAATCATGGCAAAGCTTCATGATCTAAGATGGGAGCAAATCGCCACCTCTTTAAGAAATGTCCATGCCCCAACTAATGCTTATGAGCTAGGAATTGATCCAAATATAATCGTCGATGCAATTCTATTGGCACCAAGTATCCGACCTGAGAGATATACTATTC comes from the Candidatus Methylarchaceae archaeon HK02M2 genome and includes:
- a CDS encoding beta-CASP ribonuclease aCPSF1, whose translation is MSQKQNMTSATEVMNTILQNIPAEAEVTRIEYEGPKLALYTKKPEFLLLNSYIISDLVNMIKKRVVVRIDKSIRKTETEAKEIIMNILPKESEVTNIVFDDTLGEIILEVKKPKFLGSKNGASLIDLTCKTGWKVKMFRKPPIASSSLQNIFHAIITAEESREKFFKETGERIFRSRLSSDVEVSILTLGAFREVGRSAILIETKESKILLDCGINPGARNSWDAYPRFDWADIYLDDLDCVIISHAHLDHIGFLPVLYKYGYNGPIYCSEPTLPLMNLLHMDYVKVASMEGTKRLFDIRDIREVIRHSITLPYGLVTDVSPDIKLVLNNAGHILGSSMIHLHIGEGAHNIVYSGDFKFAKTKLLESAVRDYPRVETLIIESTYGAKEDIVPDRREVELSFVNSINETLLKGGKVLIPVPAVGRAQEIMLVIDEYMRHGKLVEAPVFVEGMISEATAIHVTFSEYLSRELRTKIHETDEDPFFTEYFTNVEHHNNREEALQEGAAIIMATSGMLEGGPILEYFEALAPTEKNKILFVSYQINGTLGRRILDGAKQVPVIKDNGKIKIVDIKSQVDRIEGFSGHSDYNQIIKFVSKLRSKLKRVIVNHGEKRKTENMANIINKIFKIPAFQPSNQEAIKVY
- the psmB gene encoding archaeal proteasome endopeptidase complex subunit beta is translated as MDSKLTDSLTYYGTTTVGLVYTDGVVFSTDTRVTMARFVAHKKGKKVYKIDDHLGMTVAGTVADAQNVVDILRYYANIYKLERKMAIPVKATARLASNVFFSSRLFPYITNVLIGGYDNIGASIFNVNLFGALTKEKFVSTGSGSPIAYGILESEYHNDITMEEGMKISIKAVTSAMRRDAMSGDSFDLVIVNKDGYKEISNEEKKKILTKVYG
- a CDS encoding NAD(P)-dependent glycerol-1-phosphate dehydrogenase, whose translation is MELPRKILVGYGAIDNLGHFIKNLDLEQKILIISGVHVQELIGEKIDELLSSTESCFWYLVDSATIKHVKRVVDMAKNEHVCAMIGLGGGKSVDVTKLSAYHTGIPFISVPTSASHDGISSPFASMKGLNTPYSLVAKPPIGILADITLISNAPKRLLASGCGDLIAKTTAVKDWELAKDDIGEYFGKYAANLARLSADLIINESKNIGEGEIDSVRDVVEALISAGVAAGIAGSSRPCSGSEHLFSHALDILAPGVGLHGEKCGIGTIIMAKLHDLRWEQIATSLRNVHAPTNAYELGIDPNIIVDAILLAPSIRPERYTILHKLKLDRESAIKLATSVKVI
- a CDS encoding cell division protein SepF, encoding MARNITETDDGKEHEDLVYLKAFSLKSFDELSKIKNDVNKKMIIILKITPLAQKDVEELKRAVEELYEFSVSIGGDIARLGEERIVITPPNVKIWRGSI
- a CDS encoding DNA-directed DNA polymerase II small subunit — protein: MHQKKVKLIIEALANGYQLDPEAFNFLSKYDEKISIKELLIKLNQNNKQNIITKQDLIRAFPSNLKDVGSTQLQAQKILPKPIKFEYKIIKDPTNNIFPITGIRGFKNLFRSRFEKLLKIVKERPDSYQIKQISNLKKDDYKKFQKIAGLVMDKKIKRSYVVLTLDDMSGKIKIIALDRNSKKNAIEICLDQLVIVDLKFSKKGLAIIRDIYSPDIPEHLPNRSENEVYAIFTSDTHVGSNTFLFDAFNKFILWLNGKNGDNAIVNKVRYLIIAGDIVDGIGIYPNQDKELSEVNIYEQYKKFIEFIKQIPKHIKIFIIPGNHDPVRQALPQPAIPDKYVIDLYNMENVSMLGNPVYLCLHGINILVCHGRSLDDIHAKIPGLTFSNPASAMKILLKARHLAPIYGERTPIAQEQEDHLVIEQVPDILHLGHVHTVDIDNYRGTLLINSGTWQGQTSYQLNMGLTPTPGIVPIVNLKTLEVKLKNFIDL
- a CDS encoding RNA-binding protein, producing the protein MAVDMAVKVLDESVGKVVLIKLRGGKVIRGNLQGFDQHMNLLLENSEEVRGEGEIRNLGTIIVRGDNVVIISPPPK